The following are encoded in a window of Sinomonas cyclohexanicum genomic DNA:
- the glyA gene encoding serine hydroxymethyltransferase, which translates to MSPTTPTVSAVSNLPLQEVDPEIAAVLEQELGRQRNTLEMIASENFAPRAVMEAQGSVLTNKYAEGYPGKRYYGGCEYVDVAESLAIDRVKALFGAEFANVQPHSGAQANAAALSAMINPGDKILGLSLAHGGHLTHGMKLNFSGKLYQVAAYQVEEDSFRVDMDKLRQQALAERPQVIIAGWSAYPRHLDFAAFRSIADEVGALLWTDMAHFAGLVAAGLHPSPVPHSHVVTSTVHKTLAGPRSGVILAKEEFGKKINSNVFPGQQGGPLMHVIAAKAVAFKIAGSEEFKERQQRVLEGARIIAERLTEKDVADAGVSVLTGGTDVHLVLVDLRNSALDGQQAEDLLHEVGITVNRNAVPFDPRPPMVTSGLRIGTPALATRGFGAAEFTEVADIIATALKGGASGADLDSLRARVDKLAADFPLYPGHEEW; encoded by the coding sequence GTGAGCCCCACCACTCCTACCGTGTCCGCCGTCAGCAACCTCCCGCTTCAGGAGGTCGACCCCGAGATCGCAGCCGTGCTCGAGCAGGAGCTCGGCCGCCAGCGCAACACCCTCGAGATGATCGCCTCGGAGAACTTCGCCCCCCGCGCCGTTATGGAGGCACAGGGCTCGGTCCTGACCAACAAGTACGCCGAGGGCTACCCTGGCAAGCGCTACTACGGCGGCTGCGAGTACGTGGACGTCGCCGAGAGCCTCGCGATCGACCGCGTCAAGGCGCTCTTCGGCGCCGAGTTCGCCAACGTCCAGCCGCACTCCGGCGCGCAGGCCAACGCCGCCGCCCTCTCGGCCATGATCAACCCGGGCGACAAGATCCTGGGCCTCTCGCTCGCCCATGGCGGCCACCTCACGCACGGCATGAAGCTCAACTTCTCCGGCAAGCTCTACCAGGTCGCCGCGTACCAGGTCGAGGAGGACTCGTTCCGGGTCGACATGGACAAGCTGCGCCAGCAGGCCCTCGCCGAGCGGCCGCAGGTGATCATCGCCGGCTGGTCCGCCTACCCGCGGCACCTCGACTTCGCGGCGTTCCGCTCCATCGCGGACGAGGTCGGCGCCCTCCTGTGGACCGACATGGCCCACTTCGCCGGGCTCGTGGCCGCGGGCCTCCACCCGAGCCCCGTGCCCCACTCGCACGTCGTGACCTCCACCGTGCACAAGACCCTTGCGGGCCCGCGCTCCGGCGTGATCCTGGCCAAGGAGGAGTTCGGCAAGAAGATCAACTCCAACGTGTTCCCGGGCCAGCAGGGCGGCCCGCTCATGCACGTCATTGCGGCGAAGGCCGTGGCGTTCAAGATCGCCGGGTCCGAGGAGTTCAAGGAGAGGCAGCAGCGGGTCCTCGAGGGCGCCAGGATCATCGCCGAGCGCCTCACCGAGAAGGACGTCGCGGACGCCGGCGTCTCGGTCCTCACCGGCGGCACCGACGTGCACCTCGTGCTCGTGGACCTGCGCAACTCCGCGCTGGACGGCCAGCAGGCCGAGGACCTCCTCCACGAGGTCGGCATCACCGTGAACCGCAACGCGGTTCCCTTCGACCCGCGGCCGCCGATGGTCACCTCGGGCCTGCGCATTGGCACCCCCGCGCTCGCCACGCGCGGCTTCGGCGCGGCTGAGTTCACCGAAGTCGCGGATATCATCGCGACCGCGCTCAAGGGCGGAGCATCCGGTGCGGACCTCGACAGCCTCCGCGCCAGGGTGGACAAGCTGGCCGCAGACTTCCCCCTCTACCCCGGCCACGAGGAGTGGTGA
- a CDS encoding gamma carbonic anhydrase family protein gives MSPVIDFGGSTPDIHPSAFVAPTASIIGDAHLAEHSSAFYGVSVRADTATITVGAGSNLQDNVVLHADAGFPCTVGAGVSVGHNAVVHGCTVGDNVLVGMSATIMNGAVIGSESLVAAGAVVLEGTEVPPRSLVAGVPAKVRRELTEDEVKGLYRNASHYVDLARAHRQVNGH, from the coding sequence ATGAGCCCTGTCATCGACTTCGGGGGGAGCACCCCGGATATCCATCCCAGCGCGTTCGTGGCCCCGACCGCGTCCATCATTGGCGACGCGCACCTCGCGGAGCACTCGAGCGCGTTCTACGGGGTCTCCGTCCGGGCGGACACCGCCACGATCACTGTCGGTGCCGGCAGCAATCTGCAGGACAACGTGGTCCTCCATGCCGATGCCGGCTTCCCCTGCACCGTGGGCGCCGGAGTATCGGTGGGGCACAACGCCGTCGTGCACGGCTGCACGGTGGGGGACAACGTCCTGGTCGGCATGAGCGCGACCATCATGAACGGCGCCGTGATCGGCTCCGAGTCACTCGTGGCCGCCGGCGCCGTGGTGCTCGAGGGCACTGAGGTGCCGCCGCGGTCCCTTGTGGCGGGGGTCCCGGCGAAGGTGCGACGCGAATTGACGGAGGACGAGGTCAAAGGCCTGTACCGCAACGCCTCGCACTACGTCGACCTGGCCCGGGCCCACCGCCAGGTCAACGGCCACTGA
- a CDS encoding MFS transporter — translation MTSSSAANASTQRRVAFATIIGTTIEWYDFFIYATGAGLVFAQLFFKPAGEDIGLLLSFATVGISFLFRPLGAFLAGHFGDVIGRRAMLVITLILMGAATTLIGVLPTFAQVGIAAPILLLLLRILQGVSAGGEWGGAVLMAVEHAPADRRGRAGAFPQLGVPLGMLLASGVMAIMTGLVSPGQAFLDWGWRVPFLLSVVLIGVGYMVRRSVEESPVFAEIAERGQQTKVPIVALFRKHWHLVILAALVFVGNNAAGYMTTGGFLQGYATGKLKMDPTTVLLAVTVAAAVWFFSTLTAGYLADRIGRRNTYLIGFSIQLIMVFVVFFFVNQGTVAGLYTGLVLFSVGLGLTYGPQAAWYSEIFPASVRFSGVSISYAIGAILGGAFAPTIAQALLQATGSTVSISVYLLIATLVSIAAVLMLRDRPGIPLGPDHEAEQASGATMFAQNRTSEAAAAQA, via the coding sequence ATGACCTCATCCAGCGCCGCCAACGCGTCGACGCAGCGACGCGTCGCCTTCGCGACGATCATCGGTACCACGATCGAGTGGTACGACTTCTTCATCTACGCTACGGGCGCCGGGCTCGTCTTCGCCCAGCTGTTCTTCAAGCCGGCCGGCGAGGACATCGGCCTCCTCCTCTCCTTCGCCACGGTCGGCATCTCGTTCCTGTTCCGCCCGCTCGGCGCATTCCTCGCCGGGCACTTCGGCGACGTGATCGGGCGCAGGGCCATGCTCGTCATCACGCTCATCCTCATGGGCGCGGCCACGACGCTCATCGGTGTCCTGCCCACATTCGCCCAGGTCGGCATCGCCGCCCCGATCCTCCTTCTCCTGCTCCGCATCCTCCAGGGCGTCTCGGCCGGCGGCGAGTGGGGCGGCGCGGTCCTCATGGCGGTCGAGCACGCCCCGGCGGACCGCCGCGGCCGGGCCGGCGCGTTCCCGCAGCTCGGTGTGCCCCTGGGCATGCTCCTCGCCTCGGGCGTCATGGCCATCATGACCGGCCTCGTCTCCCCCGGCCAGGCGTTCCTCGACTGGGGCTGGCGGGTGCCGTTCCTGCTCAGCGTCGTGCTCATCGGAGTCGGCTACATGGTGCGCCGCTCCGTCGAGGAGAGCCCCGTGTTCGCCGAGATCGCCGAGCGCGGCCAGCAGACCAAGGTCCCGATCGTCGCCCTTTTCCGCAAGCACTGGCACCTCGTGATCCTCGCCGCCCTCGTCTTCGTGGGCAACAACGCGGCAGGCTACATGACCACCGGCGGCTTCCTCCAGGGCTACGCGACCGGCAAGCTCAAGATGGATCCCACCACGGTGCTCCTGGCCGTGACCGTCGCTGCGGCGGTGTGGTTCTTCTCGACCCTCACCGCCGGCTACCTGGCAGACAGGATCGGCCGGCGGAACACGTACCTCATCGGCTTCTCCATCCAGCTGATCATGGTGTTCGTCGTGTTCTTCTTCGTGAACCAGGGAACGGTAGCCGGGCTCTACACGGGCCTCGTGCTCTTCTCGGTCGGCCTCGGCCTGACCTACGGCCCCCAGGCCGCGTGGTACTCGGAGATCTTCCCAGCCTCCGTCCGCTTCTCCGGCGTGTCGATCTCCTACGCCATCGGCGCGATCCTCGGCGGCGCATTCGCACCGACCATCGCCCAGGCCCTCCTGCAGGCCACCGGCTCTACGGTCTCGATCTCGGTCTACCTGCTGATTGCGACCCTCGTGTCCATCGCCGCCGTCCTGATGCTGCGCGACCGCCCCGGCATTCCGCTCGGCCCGGACCACGAGGCCGAGCAGGCCAGCGGCGCCACGATGTTCGCCCAGAACCGCACCTCGGAGGCGGCGGCCGCCCAGGCCTAG
- a CDS encoding sensor histidine kinase, whose translation MRGSPEVWTRPGWAVRPRWAGRRPPWPLRVAAVVFLALIQVLGTHGAAFRQPEARPLDALAATLLVAGPALLLAVPRRPGPAAAAVVGVTLVYFALGYPWGPVLASPVFALVVATAAGARRWGWGAGGAMAVAAAVWALPGGDWLRAGAVAAWIAVVLLIGEGLRVRRERIAARRREWESHRREVRDQERLELARDIHDIVAHSLSLINVRASVALHLAERKPEELVPALEAIKHASHEALGEVRELLGVLRQDAPVTPEDPLGRIPGLIEDARGTGLAVALDARLDPPPSPAIQRVVHRVVQEALTNAVRHAGARRVEVRIAREGGRVVVDVHDDGSGLRGSAPGAGLTGMRERVESLGGTLALTDDGGLRVRAELPEGQDGAAR comes from the coding sequence ATGCGTGGGTCGCCTGAGGTGTGGACGCGCCCCGGGTGGGCGGTGCGCCCCAGATGGGCTGGGCGCCGACCGCCGTGGCCCCTCCGAGTCGCGGCCGTCGTCTTCCTCGCCCTGATCCAGGTTCTCGGCACGCACGGCGCGGCGTTCCGCCAGCCCGAGGCGCGCCCCCTCGACGCCCTCGCTGCGACACTCCTCGTCGCCGGGCCCGCGCTCCTGCTCGCGGTTCCCCGCAGGCCCGGGCCGGCGGCGGCCGCGGTCGTGGGCGTCACCCTCGTGTACTTCGCGCTCGGCTACCCGTGGGGTCCCGTGCTCGCCTCGCCCGTGTTCGCGCTCGTGGTCGCTACGGCGGCGGGCGCGCGCCGCTGGGGCTGGGGCGCGGGCGGTGCGATGGCCGTCGCGGCCGCGGTCTGGGCTCTGCCCGGCGGGGACTGGCTCAGGGCGGGGGCGGTGGCGGCCTGGATCGCCGTCGTGCTCCTGATCGGCGAGGGGCTCCGCGTGCGTCGGGAGCGCATCGCCGCGCGCCGTCGCGAATGGGAGTCACACCGCCGCGAGGTGCGGGACCAGGAACGCCTCGAACTCGCCCGCGACATCCACGACATCGTGGCCCACTCACTCTCCCTCATCAACGTCCGCGCGAGCGTGGCCCTGCACCTGGCCGAGAGGAAGCCCGAGGAACTCGTGCCCGCGCTCGAGGCCATCAAGCATGCGAGCCACGAGGCCCTGGGCGAGGTGCGCGAGCTCCTCGGCGTCCTCCGCCAGGATGCCCCCGTCACCCCCGAGGACCCGCTCGGCCGCATCCCGGGGCTCATCGAGGATGCGCGGGGGACCGGGCTCGCCGTGGCCCTCGACGCACGGCTCGACCCGCCGCCGTCGCCCGCCATCCAGCGGGTGGTTCACCGAGTGGTCCAGGAGGCGCTCACCAACGCGGTGCGCCACGCGGGCGCCCGCCGCGTCGAGGTGAGGATCGCGCGCGAGGGCGGCCGCGTTGTCGTGGACGTGCACGACGACGGCTCCGGGCTCCGCGGGTCCGCCCCCGGGGCGGGGCTCACCGGCATGCGCGAACGCGTCGAATCGCTCGGAGGGACGCTCGCCCTCACGGACGACGGCGGGCTGCGGGTGCGGGCGGAACTGCCGGAGGGACAGGACGGGGCCGCCCGGTGA
- a CDS encoding LysR substrate-binding domain-containing protein: protein MADVTLRQLELFAALPDFETLSAAAVHLHISESALSQAITGLERSVGEQLCVRRKARGLALTPAGQHFAVQARRILSDTRELVLDARRGEELRGPVKLGCFASFATSVVPELLEGFPRRHPGVDLEITVGTNDDLLPALESGRLDVAIMYDMFLPVGYSRREIYATELEAHLHPDHPLAARSTVDLADLADEPLIHYEASPSTLNTVEAFAARGLEPRIAARVPQIILVEALVGRGVGYGLLMSRPNVLPVSLEGRPVAVRRLDPPATRAHVVGIWPEDMALTPRAAALLDYAVEKLGCYGRAAQDAERSRETHDGAGPAPAGGRTHAVTGTARE from the coding sequence ATGGCGGATGTGACGCTCAGGCAGCTCGAGCTGTTCGCTGCCCTGCCGGACTTCGAGACGCTCAGTGCGGCCGCGGTCCACCTCCACATCTCGGAGTCCGCGCTCTCCCAGGCCATCACGGGGCTCGAGAGGAGCGTGGGGGAGCAGCTGTGCGTACGCCGCAAGGCGCGGGGCCTGGCGCTGACGCCCGCGGGCCAGCACTTCGCGGTGCAGGCGCGCCGGATCCTCTCGGACACGCGGGAGCTCGTCCTGGACGCGCGCCGGGGCGAGGAGCTGCGCGGCCCCGTGAAGCTGGGCTGCTTCGCCAGCTTCGCCACGAGCGTGGTGCCCGAGCTCCTCGAGGGCTTCCCGCGGCGGCATCCGGGAGTGGACCTCGAGATCACGGTGGGCACGAACGACGACCTGCTCCCCGCGCTCGAGTCCGGCCGCCTCGACGTGGCGATCATGTACGACATGTTCCTGCCGGTCGGGTACAGCCGCCGCGAGATCTATGCGACCGAGCTCGAGGCCCACCTGCATCCGGACCACCCGCTCGCGGCCCGCAGCACCGTGGACCTTGCCGACCTCGCCGACGAGCCTCTCATCCACTACGAGGCGAGCCCGAGCACGCTCAACACGGTCGAGGCGTTCGCCGCGCGCGGGCTCGAGCCCAGGATCGCGGCCCGGGTCCCGCAGATCATCCTCGTCGAGGCGCTCGTGGGCCGCGGCGTGGGGTACGGCCTGCTCATGTCCCGCCCCAACGTGCTCCCGGTGAGCCTCGAGGGCCGGCCCGTTGCGGTGCGCCGCCTCGATCCGCCTGCGACTCGTGCCCACGTCGTGGGCATCTGGCCCGAGGACATGGCCCTCACGCCGCGCGCCGCCGCCCTCCTGGACTACGCGGTCGAGAAGCTCGGCTGCTACGGGCGCGCAGCGCAGGACGCAGAGCGCAGCAGGGAGACGCACGACGGCGCTGGGCCGGCTCCCGCGGGCGGGCGGACTCATGCGGTGACCGGCACCGCCCGCGAGTAG
- a CDS encoding NAD(P)-binding domain-containing protein, whose protein sequence is MAVLKALVIGAGQAGLSAAYWLAQRGLTPWEDFVVLDANGGPGGAWRHRWDSLTFDSAHHLHSLPGLPLEVPDPHEPASAVVRRYYGEFERRFALPIVRPAKVAAVERTHDGAALLVRAADGRSWPADTVISATGTWDSPYWPHYPGRETFRGRQLHTRDFVAAEEFAGKRILVMGGGTSALQFLLQLDAAGAHTFWSTRRPPQWTEAPFDADWGVDVERRVNDRTRAGLPPLSVSAATGLPLTEQYLAGMHSGVLVSRGPLERITPTGAILADGTGLELDAILWATGFRASLGHLAPLHVREPGGGVLMGRDGVTVVREPRLFLVGYGASASTVGATRAGRAAAVAATRQLRRGPVRAEAAGVVR, encoded by the coding sequence ATGGCAGTCCTCAAGGCCCTAGTCATCGGCGCCGGGCAAGCCGGGCTGAGCGCTGCGTACTGGCTCGCCCAGCGCGGCCTGACGCCATGGGAGGACTTCGTGGTCCTCGACGCGAACGGCGGACCGGGCGGCGCGTGGCGCCACCGCTGGGACTCCCTCACGTTCGATTCCGCGCACCACCTCCACTCGCTGCCGGGCCTCCCGCTCGAGGTTCCGGACCCGCACGAGCCCGCGTCTGCCGTCGTGCGCCGCTACTACGGCGAGTTCGAGCGGAGGTTCGCGCTGCCGATCGTGCGACCGGCGAAGGTCGCCGCGGTGGAGCGGACGCACGACGGCGCCGCGCTCCTCGTGCGCGCCGCTGACGGCCGCTCGTGGCCGGCTGACACTGTGATCTCTGCGACCGGAACGTGGGACAGCCCCTACTGGCCGCACTATCCGGGGCGCGAGACGTTCCGGGGCCGGCAGCTGCACACGCGTGACTTCGTCGCCGCCGAGGAGTTCGCCGGCAAACGCATCCTCGTGATGGGCGGCGGGACGAGCGCCCTTCAGTTCCTCCTCCAGCTCGACGCGGCAGGTGCCCACACGTTCTGGTCCACGCGACGGCCGCCCCAGTGGACCGAGGCCCCGTTCGACGCCGACTGGGGCGTCGACGTCGAGCGCCGGGTCAACGATCGCACCCGCGCGGGGCTCCCGCCACTCTCCGTCTCGGCCGCGACGGGCCTGCCTCTCACCGAGCAGTACCTCGCAGGGATGCACTCCGGCGTGCTCGTCTCGCGCGGGCCGCTCGAACGGATCACTCCCACTGGGGCGATCCTGGCCGACGGCACGGGGCTCGAGCTGGACGCGATCCTGTGGGCCACCGGCTTCCGCGCCTCCCTCGGGCACCTCGCGCCCCTGCACGTCCGCGAGCCCGGCGGCGGGGTGCTCATGGGGCGGGACGGGGTCACCGTGGTGCGCGAGCCGCGGCTGTTCCTGGTCGGCTATGGGGCGTCGGCCTCGACCGTGGGGGCCACCCGCGCCGGGCGTGCCGCCGCGGTTGCCGCGACCCGGCAACTGCGGCGGGGGCCCGTGCGCGCGGAGGCGGCCGGCGTCGTGCGCTGA
- the purU gene encoding formyltetrahydrofolate deformylase, with protein MDRNTFIVTLSCPDRPGIVHAVSGALLEAGCNIAESRQYESPDTGTFFMRVEVETESPRSALEATLAPVAEAFSMKLGLFDGGRPVRTLIMCSKDGRTLNDLLFQQRTGTLPIEVPVVVSNHTDLAPMAEFYGVPFVHLPVTAATKAAAEARLLELVAEHEVELVVLARYMQVLSDDLCRALEGRAINIHHSFLPSFKGAKPYHQAHARGVKIIGATAHYVTAALDEGPIIEQEVIRVDHSKTADQLVRLGRDVEGRTLCRAVQWHAEHRVLLDGHRTVVFA; from the coding sequence GTGGACCGCAACACCTTCATCGTGACCCTTTCCTGCCCCGACCGGCCCGGGATCGTGCACGCCGTCTCCGGTGCGCTGCTCGAGGCAGGCTGCAACATCGCCGAGTCACGGCAGTACGAGAGCCCGGACACGGGCACGTTCTTCATGCGCGTGGAAGTCGAGACCGAGTCCCCGCGCTCCGCCCTCGAGGCCACGCTCGCGCCCGTCGCAGAGGCGTTCTCGATGAAGCTCGGCCTGTTCGACGGCGGGCGGCCCGTCCGCACGCTCATCATGTGCTCCAAGGACGGCCGCACGCTCAACGACCTCCTGTTCCAGCAGCGCACCGGCACGCTGCCCATCGAGGTCCCGGTGGTCGTCTCGAACCACACCGATCTCGCGCCGATGGCGGAGTTCTACGGCGTGCCGTTCGTGCACCTCCCCGTCACCGCCGCGACGAAGGCGGCTGCCGAGGCGCGCCTCCTCGAGCTCGTCGCCGAACACGAGGTGGAGCTCGTGGTGCTCGCGCGGTACATGCAGGTCCTGTCCGACGACCTCTGCCGCGCCCTCGAGGGCCGGGCCATCAACATCCACCACTCTTTCCTGCCCTCGTTCAAGGGCGCCAAGCCCTACCACCAGGCGCACGCACGCGGCGTGAAGATCATTGGCGCCACCGCGCACTATGTGACCGCCGCGCTCGACGAGGGGCCCATCATCGAGCAGGAGGTCATCCGGGTGGACCACTCCAAGACGGCCGACCAGCTCGTGCGGCTGGGCCGCGACGTCGAGGGGCGCACGCTGTGCCGGGCCGTCCAGTGGCACGCCGAGCACCGGGTCCTGCTGGACGGACACCGGACGGTCGTCTTCGCCTAG
- a CDS encoding response regulator — protein MIRILVVDDQALIRAGFRALLDAEPDMEVVGEAGTGAEAVALAARLAPDVVLMDIRMPGGDGLEATQTILSAHPEGLRVVILTTFELDEYVTGAIRAGASGFLVKDTEPADLLRAVRAVHDGDAMLSPSVTRRLLARLAAEKGPAGAPSPTADGGLLTEREREVLALVGQGLNNAEIAARLFITPLTAKTHVSRAMTKLGLRDRAQLVVLAYESGLVRPGWLG, from the coding sequence GTGATCCGCATCCTCGTGGTCGACGACCAGGCCCTCATCCGTGCCGGCTTCCGCGCGCTCCTCGACGCCGAGCCGGACATGGAGGTTGTGGGCGAGGCCGGGACCGGAGCGGAAGCGGTGGCCCTGGCGGCGAGGCTCGCGCCCGACGTCGTGCTCATGGACATCCGGATGCCCGGTGGCGACGGCCTCGAGGCCACCCAGACGATCCTGTCCGCTCACCCGGAGGGACTGAGGGTGGTCATCCTCACCACGTTCGAGCTTGACGAGTACGTCACCGGCGCGATCCGCGCTGGAGCGAGCGGCTTCCTCGTCAAGGACACGGAGCCGGCGGACCTCCTCCGGGCCGTGCGTGCCGTGCACGACGGCGACGCGATGCTGTCGCCGTCCGTCACCCGCCGGCTGCTCGCTCGGCTCGCGGCCGAGAAGGGGCCCGCGGGGGCGCCGTCGCCGACGGCCGACGGCGGGCTGCTCACCGAACGGGAGCGCGAGGTCCTCGCGCTCGTCGGGCAGGGTCTGAACAACGCGGAGATCGCGGCGCGGCTGTTCATCACGCCGCTCACGGCGAAGACCCACGTCTCGCGGGCCATGACCAAGCTCGGGCTACGCGACCGGGCCCAGCTGGTGGTGCTCGCGTACGAGTCCGGGCTCGTGCGGCCGGGCTGGCTCGGCTGA
- a CDS encoding SHOCT domain-containing protein, which yields MLTVLDATTAADPTIHWAGPWFPWFLIFPLFWILALALFFAVGRRFWWGRRGQGADTGRFGPGRGYSGAVPNGPAAAEEILRERYARGDIDETEYRQRLEVLRGAEPGPYYQA from the coding sequence ATGCTCACCGTACTCGACGCCACAACCGCCGCAGACCCGACCATCCACTGGGCTGGGCCCTGGTTCCCGTGGTTCCTCATCTTCCCGTTGTTCTGGATCCTCGCCCTGGCCCTCTTCTTCGCCGTGGGCCGCCGCTTCTGGTGGGGCCGGCGCGGGCAGGGGGCGGACACGGGCCGCTTCGGCCCCGGCCGTGGATACTCGGGGGCGGTCCCGAACGGCCCGGCGGCCGCGGAGGAGATCCTCCGTGAGCGCTACGCCCGCGGGGACATCGATGAGACCGAGTACCGCCAGCGGCTCGAGGTCCTCCGCGGCGCCGAGCCGGGACCTTACTACCAGGCCTGA
- a CDS encoding bifunctional methylenetetrahydrofolate dehydrogenase/methenyltetrahydrofolate cyclohydrolase — protein MTQQTSHKAVVLDGKKASADIKAELAERIAALKAQGVTPGIATVLVGADPASQLYVGMKHKQSKAIGMNSIQKELPADSTQEQVEALIDELNADPSCHGYIVQLPLPKHIDTDAVLERIDPAKDADGLHPTNLGRLVLNVNGKIDTPLPCTPRGVIELLLRNDYDLKGKHVVVVGRGVTIGRPMPLLLTRREINATVTIVHTGTQDMGQYLRQADVIVSGAGVKHIVRPEDVKPGAAVLDVGVTRENDPATGKSTVYGDVHPGVADVAGYMSPNPGGVGPMTVALLMTNVVEAAERAAGLA, from the coding sequence ATGACGCAGCAGACCTCCCACAAGGCCGTCGTCCTCGACGGCAAGAAGGCCTCGGCGGACATCAAGGCCGAGCTGGCCGAGCGGATCGCTGCGCTCAAGGCCCAGGGCGTGACGCCGGGGATCGCCACGGTGCTCGTCGGGGCGGATCCGGCCTCGCAGCTGTACGTGGGCATGAAGCACAAGCAGTCCAAGGCGATCGGGATGAACTCGATCCAGAAGGAGCTGCCGGCCGATTCCACGCAGGAGCAGGTCGAGGCCCTCATCGACGAGCTCAATGCGGACCCGTCCTGCCACGGGTACATCGTCCAGCTGCCGCTGCCCAAGCACATCGATACCGACGCGGTGCTCGAGCGGATCGACCCGGCGAAGGATGCGGACGGGCTCCACCCGACCAACCTCGGCCGCCTGGTGCTCAACGTCAACGGCAAGATCGACACGCCGCTGCCCTGCACCCCCCGCGGGGTCATCGAGCTCCTGCTGCGCAACGACTACGACCTCAAAGGCAAGCACGTCGTCGTGGTGGGCCGCGGGGTGACGATCGGGCGGCCGATGCCGCTCCTGCTCACGCGCCGCGAGATCAACGCGACGGTGACGATCGTCCACACCGGCACGCAGGACATGGGCCAGTACCTGCGCCAGGCGGACGTGATCGTCTCCGGTGCGGGCGTGAAGCACATCGTCAGGCCCGAGGACGTCAAGCCGGGTGCGGCCGTCCTGGACGTGGGTGTGACCCGCGAGAACGACCCCGCGACGGGCAAGTCCACGGTGTATGGAGATGTCCACCCCGGGGTCGCGGACGTGGCCGGCTATATGTCCCCGAACCCGGGCGGCGTGGGCCCCATGACCGTGGCTCTGCTCATGACCAACGTGGTCGAGGCCGCGGAGCGGGCCGCCGGCCTCGCCTGA
- a CDS encoding NAD(P)/FAD-dependent oxidoreductase: protein MLTESDHVVVVGAGHAGVQLVDSLRTGGFPGPITLLSRESELPYQRPPLSKDFISAADDAQPLPLRGERFFEDSGIRALWGVSAAEVDRAAQEIVTSTGERIGYTALVLATGADNRSLGVEGEDLGGVVSLRTLADARAARAALDGARHAVVVGAGFVGLEFAAGARTLGVDVTVVAPTDRPLRRSVSPAVSAFLARRHTLDGLRLELGTGVAALRGEHGRVTAVVTTDGRELPADVVVVGVGVSPATALAAAAGLAVDAETGGVTVDGALRTSDPHIFAIGDCASFPSTHAGRTIRLESVQNATDHARHLASALLGEDPGEYRELPWFWSHQGPTKVQIAGLRRPGAHCVVRGDQGSGKFSVFSFDGAHEGAALLAVESVNSPADHMAARRILGAGRPLSPEDLADPSFDVKAYSRAVPVTA, encoded by the coding sequence GTGCTGACGGAATCGGACCACGTCGTGGTCGTGGGCGCGGGACACGCCGGCGTCCAGCTCGTCGACTCGCTCCGCACCGGCGGATTCCCCGGCCCCATCACACTCCTCTCGCGCGAGTCCGAGCTGCCGTACCAGCGCCCGCCGCTCTCGAAGGACTTCATCTCGGCGGCCGACGACGCCCAGCCCCTCCCGCTGCGCGGCGAGCGGTTCTTCGAGGACTCCGGCATCCGCGCCCTCTGGGGCGTCTCCGCCGCCGAGGTCGACCGGGCCGCGCAAGAGATCGTCACCAGCACGGGCGAGCGGATCGGCTATACGGCGCTCGTACTGGCCACCGGTGCGGACAACCGCTCGCTCGGCGTGGAGGGCGAAGACCTCGGCGGCGTCGTGTCCCTGCGCACCCTCGCCGATGCGCGGGCCGCGAGGGCGGCGCTCGACGGCGCACGGCACGCCGTAGTGGTCGGCGCCGGGTTCGTCGGGCTCGAGTTCGCGGCCGGCGCGCGGACACTGGGTGTGGACGTCACGGTCGTGGCCCCCACTGACCGGCCCCTGCGCCGCTCCGTGTCCCCGGCCGTCTCGGCGTTCCTCGCCCGGAGGCACACGCTCGACGGCCTGCGGCTCGAGCTCGGCACGGGCGTCGCCGCCCTCCGCGGCGAGCACGGCCGGGTGACCGCTGTGGTGACCACCGACGGCCGCGAGCTTCCCGCGGACGTCGTGGTGGTGGGCGTCGGCGTCTCCCCCGCCACCGCGCTCGCGGCGGCAGCGGGACTCGCCGTGGACGCGGAGACCGGCGGGGTGACGGTCGACGGCGCCCTGCGCACCTCGGACCCCCACATCTTCGCCATCGGCGACTGCGCGAGCTTCCCGAGCACGCACGCGGGCCGGACCATCCGGCTCGAGTCCGTGCAGAACGCGACCGACCACGCGCGGCACCTCGCCTCCGCGCTGCTCGGCGAGGATCCCGGCGAGTACCGGGAGCTGCCGTGGTTCTGGAGCCATCAGGGACCCACGAAGGTCCAGATCGCCGGCCTCCGACGCCCGGGCGCGCACTGCGTGGTCCGCGGCGACCAGGGGTCGGGGAAGTTCTCGGTCTTCTCGTTCGACGGCGCGCACGAGGGCGCGGCGCTGCTCGCCGTCGAGAGCGTCAACAGCCCCGCGGACCACATGGCCGCGCGCCGGATCCTCGGCGCCGGCAGGCCGCTCTCGCCCGAGGACCTGGCCGACCCGTCCTTCGACGTGAAGGCCTACTCGCGGGCGGTGCCGGTCACCGCATGA